The following coding sequences lie in one Rutidosis leptorrhynchoides isolate AG116_Rl617_1_P2 chromosome 6, CSIRO_AGI_Rlap_v1, whole genome shotgun sequence genomic window:
- the LOC139853810 gene encoding protein NRT1/ PTR FAMILY 8.2-like, producing MAAATLEVVRLDYVKKHNLYDEETIPMTIFWQVPQYFLIGCAEVFTFVGQLEFFYDQAPDAMRSLCSALCLTMIALGNYLSTALVTVVAKMTAKNGKPGWIADNLNEGHLDYFYPFFCGFELVKFDCLCVHCKMM from the exons ATGGCTGCAGCCACTTTAGAAGTGGTTCGACTAGACTATGTGAAAAAACACAACCTTTACGATGAAGAAACGATCCCGATGACTATTTTTTGGCAAGTCCCGCAGTATTTCTTAATTGGTTGCGCTGAGGTGTTTACATTTGTTGGACAACTTGAGTTTTTTTATGATCAAGCGCCTGATGCGATGAGGAGTTTGTGTTCTGCGTTATGTTTGACAATGATTGCGTTAGGGAATTATTTGAGTACCGCTTTGGTGACTGTGGTGGCGAAAATGACAGCGAAGAATGGGAAACCAGGATGGATAGCGGATAATTTGAATGAAGGACATCTTGATTATTTCTACCCTTTTTTTTGCGGTTTTGAGCTTGTTAAATTTGATTGTTTATGTGTTCATTGCAAAATG atgtaa